A genomic segment from Gracilinanus agilis isolate LMUSP501 chromosome 1, AgileGrace, whole genome shotgun sequence encodes:
- the IGFBP3 gene encoding insulin-like growth factor-binding protein 3: protein MVSKLYLLWAVAVAALALLSRLAIAVGPVVRCEPCDTRALEQCKPLVPDCAELVREPGCGCCLTCALQEGNSCGVYTERCGAGLSCQPQPGEPRPLQALLDGRGLCTNVTASKLKTFLMQGPHATGNASDEEEDRNTSSMENQAIPSVPRVPDSKFHSHHTKLDIIRKGQAKDTQRYKLEEYDSQSTDTQNFSSESKQETEYGPCRREMEDTLNHLKFLNVLSPRGIHIPNCDKKGFYKKKQCRPSKGRKRGFCWCVDKYGQPLPGYDAKGKGDAHCYNLENK, encoded by the exons ATGGTGTCCAAGCTTTACTTGCTCTGGGCAGTGGCAGTTGCTGCACTGGCGCTGCTGAGCCGGCTGGCGATAGCCGTAGGTCCGGTGGTCCGCTGCGAGCCATGCGACACGCGGGCTCTGGAGCAGTGCAAGCCTCTGGTGCCTGACTGCGCTGAGCTGGTGCGCGAGCCCGGCTGCGGATGCTGTCTGACCTGCGCCCTGCAAGAGGGCAACTCGTGCGGCGTATACACGGAGCGCTGCGGGGCAGGTCTCAGCTGCCAACCCCAGCCGGGAGAGCCCAGACCCTTGCAGGCGCTCTTAGATGGCCGGGGCCTCTGTACCAACGTGACGGCCAGCAAGCTGAAGACGTTCCTGATGCAAGGACCGCATGCCACAG GAAATGCCAGTGATGAAGAAGAAGACCGAAATACCAGCAGCATGGAGAACCAAGCAATCCCCAGTGTACCCCGGGTACCTGATTCCAAATTCCATTCACACCACACCAAACTAGACATCATCAGGAAGGGACAAGCCAAAGACACTCAACGCTACAAATTGGAGGAGTATGACTCACAAAGCACAGATACACAGAACTTCTCTTCTGAATCCAAACAGGAGACTGAATAT GGTCCTTGCCGCAGAGAAATGGAAGACACCCTGAACCACCTGAAGTTTTTGAATGTCCTGAGCCCAAGAGGGATTCATATTCCAAACTGTGACAAAAAGGGATTTTATAAGAAGAAGCAA TGCCgtccatccaaaggaagaaagagaggttTCTGCTGGTGCGTGGATAAATACGGACAGCCACTCCCTGGATATGATGCCAAAGGGAAAGGAGATGCCCACTGCTACAACTTGGAGAACAAATAA